In Gossypium hirsutum isolate 1008001.06 chromosome A10, Gossypium_hirsutum_v2.1, whole genome shotgun sequence, the DNA window TTCCGCTTCAGAGCAAAATGTCAAAGACAATGTGATAATTAATGAGTCCATTCAGGAAAATTTGCACCGGAAGAACTCATTTCCGCTATCAGAGACTGACAGAGATGGAAGAAAAGGAGCAGGTGGCAATATCCCAGCAGAAATAGATGACAGTCTATTAGTGCAAGATGGTATAGTTCTGAAAGGCATTAACACTGCAGGCTTATCAACAGACAATATTGCAGCCAAGAAGTATATCCCGAATCCAACTCCCAAACTTCCTTCAGTTTCATTGGACAGGTCAATAATCCACAAGTCTTTTAATAATGTGCCATCCTTTAACTATTGAAATGTTCTAATTAGTGATTTTCTAGATGAACTATGTGAATGAGAGGGATTGTTCATcatgattttaataatatattagtaGTTACATTATTGAAGAGCTGAAATATGCATAACTGCATCTGCAACTGTAACTGCTTAAAATTGCACCAACTGACAAACGCTTGCTTTTTTATGCTAACATATCCTACTATTAGCTCTGATAATATATTAAACCTGGTATGTGTGTTTAATGTTGCAGCTAACTTTGATTTATTAGATGCAGTGAACCAACAGACACTGAACAGACAGctagaaaaggaaaagaagcTGGGGCTATTCGCTCAAGGTTTTTCAGAAGACTAGAGGAAAACAGATCTCAATTGCATCAACCATCAGAAATTGGAAAAGAGGTTTCCTCATTTAGTGGGAAAAATAATGGTGGCATGCATTTAAGCCCCGTATATGAGAAAAGGTATGACATGCTTCCTCTAGCAATACTCTTGCTCCAAAGGCAGACAGACTTTTTAGACTCTTTGTATCTTCACCAGGGAGGACTTTGGTGCTAGTGAAGCACAGAGTGTAAGAAAACTGGTTGATTATTCAAAATTAAGTTCGCAAGAACTGACAAAAAGGAGGTCTGTTTTGCAGCAAAGTGAAAACAATATTGGAAGTTCTAGTGATATCAGGTGAGGCTTTTACAATAGTAAATTTATGTAACAGTATGTGCTAGAATGTGGTTGTTCCTTTGGAGATGTCCTTACAACTTTTTACTTTAGAGACATTAAATATGAAAAGTTCACTTCTTAGATGATATTGTCTATACAATCCAAAACAGGGCTGGTTTTGCTGCTGGTGCTATACAAAATGGTGCCCACAAATTGATCAGTAAATCAAGTTTGCAAGATAAAGCAGCAAGAAAAGGAGACCCTGTCCTTTTAAGAACCGAAAAGAACGCAAGGTGAGTCTTCCATATATGAGCTTATATTTCTAATTTTCTGTCAAGCTCAACTCCAGAAACATTATTTTACTATATGCAACTTTTAGAATTCGAAAAGTATGCATTTTAATACCTGGCATTTAACTGGTTCTTGGTCAAAGTTTCATCATTGTCTAAGTGAAATGTCAAGATGTTCTAATAGGGTGCCTAAACGTGGATTCTTCCTTCCTGGCCCATTAGTTCTGTTTATTCATAAATTATCTTGGACAACTTTTTTACTGCACTTGACTATCAAGAGTTCTcaaatgaattttgatttggttacACATTTCTTGTAAGTTCTATATTCTGATTCTTGCTTTACCTAGTGATTCTTTTGCATGATAACTTTTTTTTGTCtccatcttccattaaaattttataatttaatccatatCATCTTGCAGCTAATCTTGTATTACTTGATCTATTTGTATTTATTTGAAACCTTTAGCAAATTGTTAACTGAGCTCTGCAAGCTTATGTGGATTCCTTGCAGTCTGCAAGCTAATCCTCCTAACCATACCGAGAAGACAACTGAATCTAGTGTCCAGAAATCTTTGAATCCCAAACTTCAGGTTCCAAAAATGCACTCCATCCAGAACTCGATGTTTCATTCTGAAGCACATAAAATTACCAAGAAAGCACCTGCTCTCTCTTGCATTAAAAGCACAAGGTGTGTCATTGATGTAGCAAGCTCAATGTTTATTAAGGTCTTTATATGAGGGATTCTCGGTTAACTTCTTGTAGTAATGGTTGGCCTCTTTTTGATGTAGGAGTATAGGACCAAAGACGGATCATATGAGTTCTCAGAAGGAAACCAATTCATTGGGAAACTTAGAGCAAAACAAGGATACTAGAGGAAATACATCTAACATTGTCCTTCCAGTAGGAGTAGCTGAGACACAAACACCAAAGTTCCCATCCTTGAAGCGTAAAACATTTCAggttctctttctttttctgatacTAGTTACTTCAatgcaaaattatattttcactaaaaaagcacaataatttttaaatatagtgCCATCAAGATGGTATTGTGTTCATGTAATTAATATGATGTGTCACTAGTATTTTCTCAAAGCTGTTTTACAGGAATCGAATGGAGACACGGTgttgttgaaatcccttaaaaGGCTTTCGCAATCACCAACTGAAAGCAGGTCTATTGCTTTTGAACTCTGCACATAATCGTAACCACTTTACAAGCTTCATCTCTAGAATAacacattttttttaacaaaaaataaaacctGCAGGAATCTTACAGAATCTTCCGAGAGAGTTGCTAATAAAGAGGTATCTGATCGACCAAACTTGTACATTTCTGCATGAACAAAAGCAGAAAATACATGTGCAAGCCAATTGCAGATTCAAATATTCGGTAAACTCTTGACTTTAATTTCTTCAAATGGTTATGCTAGGTGCAAAATCATAAGAACCATGTGGAGGTTTCAACCAAGAATGTTCTCTATGATCATCTGACCTCTGGATCTGAAGTTGCTCGGGAGGTGAATATGACAGAATCCGAATTTGCTTCAGTCATTGAAAATGATGGAAAAGTGGAAAAGGCTGAAGCTTATGGGAAGGAGCTTGAAGATGTAAGTAAAACACATCAAAGAAAGAAAGattcattgaagattatattatgttattgatgtatttcattaagaaaatCAGTAATGTTTATGTGGTCTTGAGTTATATTAAAGTACTTCATAGTTTATTTAGGATACGAAAATCAATATGCACAAGAGAATATAATTAGATATTTGGTAAATTTGCTGTTTTATCTTTGCAGATATGCAACATGCTGAAAAAGAAAAACGAGGAAGCCAAACAAGTATTGGTTCGAGCAATTGTGAACAACAACAATTTACTGATGCTTAACCATCCCATCTTGAAAGAGAAGATATCCTTTCCCATTTTGTATTATTTGCAATCATAAGATTTTATCTGGGTACAATGATTATTATTAGAGTTGCACATTCCTTCACGATTGAGAACATTAATATGGTTCAGAAATTTGCTGAGCTACTGATTTCCAAGGAAATGCCAACTTGATCACGGGAACGAACGGTGCTTATATGCCCTTGGAAGGTATCTCTCtcactcaaacacatgcatagacACATGGTACACATGATAATTCAAATTTCTTCCCTATTTTGGTTGATAAGTTCTTGCTCCACGCAAATCTCAGAAACAGGATGCATGGTCTTCTTCCGTCAAAAAGTTAGTCGGAGTTAAGCAAACATGGTTAGAAACTCTGCATTTATCCATCGCTTAGTTCTACTTAGTTTCTCTGACTCATTGAAGTGAAGCTTTCAATTTAGAACTTCATTAAACCTTGTAGATTGTTCTATATGATTTACAAGTTCTCATCTTTTGATTGattgcttttaaaaaaaataatatcttgattgatttttttttatatattttaaaggtAAGAACCCTAATTTATTAGCAGGCATCAAGACTTCGAAGGCCCAAAACCATTCTCCTAATTGTGTATAACTAAACACACTGCTAAAGTCCAAAACAGAGGTCGAATAGGGTCCAGTCCACTCCAGTcgtaaaagtaaaaaatttaaactcttccCTCCTGATTGGTGCCCCAATTTGTGCAGCATAAAAAATGCGCGCCTTCTCCATTGAATAATTTGACATTGGCAATTTCATTCGAAGTTTCAAGCCTAGGATGAAACATAAAAATAGATTCCGCCTCCGCCCTCCctccttttaaaaaaatagtc includes these proteins:
- the LOC107925020 gene encoding uncharacterized protein At4g18490; the protein is MAEPQKATSSAVDSKSKEKKSMLDEEIGKDFLGSWKSMSVKDDALDFSFETTTKGKNKAFNFDKLDIDFNLDDDFGKFSSFKVDMPDLDFSSPAKKDAKAKEKSKEESNSGKQQEKKDRLAFSFNFNELDDFDFDSALNKGEKTSKKNQESKDAELDDFDFDSTLNKGEKTSKKNKECKAAELDDFDFDSTLNIGEKTSKKNQEGKAAASESTEVSKIDQALEDDLITERLPESRDAANSKAETSKGRVEACKSTDNPCSSKAVPAQGPAPEKMDTAQGSRISPETSLDTNAEETYKSSPSPEREVSSELYDQQSLQSSPLDSRNVNNSNPETISDMQAEVCSQGRRTKTSSASEQNVKDNVIINESIQENLHRKNSFPLSETDRDGRKGAGGNIPAEIDDSLLVQDGIVLKGINTAGLSTDNIAAKKYIPNPTPKLPSVSLDRCSEPTDTEQTARKGKEAGAIRSRFFRRLEENRSQLHQPSEIGKEVSSFSGKNNGGMHLSPVYEKREDFGASEAQSVRKLVDYSKLSSQELTKRRSVLQQSENNIGSSSDIRAGFAAGAIQNGAHKLISKSSLQDKAARKGDPVLLRTEKNASLQANPPNHTEKTTESSVQKSLNPKLQVPKMHSIQNSMFHSEAHKITKKAPALSCIKSTRSIGPKTDHMSSQKETNSLGNLEQNKDTRGNTSNIVLPVGVAETQTPKFPSLKRKTFQESNGDTVLLKSLKRLSQSPTESRNLTESSERVANKEVQNHKNHVEVSTKNVLYDHLTSGSEVAREVNMTESEFASVIENDGKVEKAEAYGKELEDICNMLKKKNEEAKQVLVRAIVNNNNLLMLNHPILKEKINMVQKFAELLISKEMPT